TACTTTCACAGCCCGGGCGCATCAGAGCTGACCCTGCCCGCGGGAGAGGTGACGGTCGAGGTCTCCCACGGGCCCGAGTACCGGGTTCAGAAGCAGAGGCTCATCGTGGAGGCGGGAGGGAAGAGCACCCTCCGCCTGGTGCTCGAGCGCTTGGCGGACATGCCGGCCCGCGGGTGGTACAGCGGCGACCTCCACGTGCACATGAACTATGGCGGGGCCTACCGCGCCGATCCCCGCCACCTGGCCTTCCAGGCCGGCGCCGAGGACGTGCACGTGGTGGAGAACCTGATCGTCAACAAGGAGCAGCGTTTCCCCGACATCGTCTCTTTCACGGGCCGGCCGGACCCTGTTTCCGGCGCGAACTTGCTCCTCGTCCACGACCAGGAGTACCACACCTCTTCCTGGGGCCACCTGGGGCTCCTGGGCCTCACTGACCACGTGCTCCTCCCCGGGTACGCGGACTACGTCAACACCGCCGCCGCCAGCCTCTTTCCCCCCAACGCCTTGGTCACCGATCTGGCCCGCGCCCAGGGTGCGATCAGCGGCTACGTGCACCCCCTGGACGAGGACCCCCGAGCGGAGCAGGCGGAAGCCTCGCTTGTTGCGGGCCTGCCCGTCGACGCCGCGCTCGGCCGGGTCGACTATTGCGAGGTCGTCGGGTTCAGCGACCACCTGGCCACGAACCGGTTCTGGTATCGGCTCCTCAACTGCGGCTTCCGAATTCCGGCGGGGGCGGGCACGGATGCCATGACCAACTACGCTTCCCTGCGCGGGCCGGTGGGCATGAACCGGGTGTTCGCACGGTCCAATGGCCTGGACCACCGCCGCTTCTTGGAGGCGATCAAGGCCGGGCGCACCATGGCAACCAACGGACCCCTCGTGGAGCTGGAGCTGCGGCCGGCCCACCCGGACCTCCCGTGGGCGGAGGTGGGGGGCGAGATCATGCTGTCCACGGGGCCCCAGCCGCTCGAGGCCCGGGTGCGCCTCAAGTCCTTCGTGGCCGTGGACCGGCTCGAGGTCGTGGGCAACGGGGAGGTGGTGGCTACGGTTCCGCTCGCCCCTGACGGAATGGCCGCGGAGGCGACGGTGAGGCTGCCCGCGGCCCCGGGGTCCGCCTGGTATCTGGCGCGGGCCTGGAGTGACCACGCCCGCTACCCCGTCCTCGACGCCTACCCCTTCGGCACCACGAGCCCGATCTACGTGACGGTGGAGGGTGAGCCGGTGCGCTCGCGGGCCGACGCCCTCTATTTCGGGGCCTGGGTGGACCGGCTGACAACCTGGGCCGGCCGCCACCCCGGCTGGAACACGGCGGGGGAGAAGGAGGCGGTGCTCAAGATGCTCGCGGAGGCGGGCGCCGTCTATCGCGAGCGCGCGACGGGACCCTCCGGGGCCCGCCCCCGACCGTGAGCTCCTCCCTTCAGTCGCCCGGGGGCCAGGACCGCCCGGTCGCCCGCGGGCTCCTGGCCGGAGCCCTGCTCGTGGGGATGGCGGCGCTCCTCGTCCTGAGCAGCCTCCACAAGAAGCTCTCCTACGACGAGTACGACAACCTGGCCTACGGACAGCAGGTGCTCTCGCGGGGCCCCACGCCGCCACCCAACGGCCAGCGCATGCCCATCCTGGCCCTGAACGCGCTCGCCTGCCGGGCGGAGGGCTGCCGGGAGAGGGAGGTGGACGCGACGGAGGCCGGCCGCCTCCTCGTCCGCCTCCCCACCATGCTCTTCGCCCTCCTGCTGGGGGCGGCGGTATTCGGCTGGGCCTCCGAGATGTTCGGCGCGTCGGCCGGCCTGCTGGCCCTCGCCCTCTACGTGTTCAACCCCTCGTTTCTCGCCCACGGCAAGCAGGTCACGAGCGACGTGGCGG
This DNA window, taken from Vicinamibacteria bacterium, encodes the following:
- a CDS encoding CehA/McbA family metallohydrolase; translation: MNRGGTSGLSILGLLAALPATAQREPVLKQIALPHRYYYREMYLPQATSGPSAVAWSPDGGELVISMQGSLWRLVPGSGVARQVTDGPGYDYQPDWSPDGRFIAYASYRDDAVDLWELETATGRTRPLLRNRAVNLEPRFSPDGTRLAFVSTVYNRRFHIHTLDLENGVASALARLTEDHDSGLPRYYYDRYDHYLSPTWSPDGREILYVSNRGHVYGSGGLWRMRASPGSPGREIHYEETSWKARPDWSPDGKRVVYTSYLGRSWHQLFLLPAEGGDPFPIGYGEFDATAPRWSRDGRRIAYISNEGGDLSLWIQEIPGGRRQKVEISERRHLGEVGRLRVEVLATAGGPLTPVRLSVTGPDGRSFAPDDAWRHADDAFDRSERKMEYGYFHSPGASELTLPAGEVTVEVSHGPEYRVQKQRLIVEAGGKSTLRLVLERLADMPARGWYSGDLHVHMNYGGAYRADPRHLAFQAGAEDVHVVENLIVNKEQRFPDIVSFTGRPDPVSGANLLLVHDQEYHTSSWGHLGLLGLTDHVLLPGYADYVNTAAASLFPPNALVTDLARAQGAISGYVHPLDEDPRAEQAEASLVAGLPVDAALGRVDYCEVVGFSDHLATNRFWYRLLNCGFRIPAGAGTDAMTNYASLRGPVGMNRVFARSNGLDHRRFLEAIKAGRTMATNGPLVELELRPAHPDLPWAEVGGEIMLSTGPQPLEARVRLKSFVAVDRLEVVGNGEVVATVPLAPDGMAAEATVRLPAAPGSAWYLARAWSDHARYPVLDAYPFGTTSPIYVTVEGEPVRSRADALYFGAWVDRLTTWAGRHPGWNTAGEKEAVLKMLAEAGAVYRERATGPSGARPRP